From a region of the Budorcas taxicolor isolate Tak-1 chromosome 9, Takin1.1, whole genome shotgun sequence genome:
- the SMPD2 gene encoding sphingomyelin phosphodiesterase 2 — protein MKPNFTLRLRVFNLNCWGIPFLSKHRADRVKRLGDFLNMESFDLALLEEVWSEQDFQYLRQKLLPTYPAAHYFRSGIIGSGLCVFSKHPIQEFTQHVFTLNGYPYMIHHCDWFCGKAVGLLVLHLSGLVLNAYVTHLHAEYNRQKDIYLAHRVAQAWELAQFIHHTSKKADVVLLCGDLNLHPKDLGCRLLKEWTGLHDAYLETRDFKGSEEGCTMVPKNCYVKHQELGPFPLGIRIDYILYKAVSGLYISCKTFKTTTGHDPYSGPPFSDHEALMATLCVRHSPPQHNPSPTHGPAESSPLTSVLREAWAEVDQGMAQAHWWATMAGYAVGLGLLFLALLCALVAGGWMREAALLLWTPNVGLVLGAGAFYLFHVQEAKGLCKTRAELQHVLGRAREAQDLGPESQPALLLGQQERDRAEEQ, from the exons ATGAAGCCCAACTTCACCCTGCGACTGAGGGTCTTTAACCTCAACTGCTG GGGCATTCCCTTCCTGAGCAAGCATCGCGCCGACCGCGTGAAGCGCCTGGGAGACTTTCTAAACATGGAGAGCTTCGACCTAGCTCTACTGGAGGAG GTGTGGAGTGAACAGGACTTCCAGTACTTGAGACAGAAGCTGTTGCCCACCTACCCAGCTGCACACTACTTCAGGAG CGGCATCATTGGCAGTGGTCTCTGTGTCTTCTCCAAACACCCAATCCAGGAATTCACCCAGCATGTCTTCACCCTCAATGGCTACCCCTACATG ATCCATCATTGTGACTGGTTCTGTGGGAAGGCTGTGGGGCTGCTGGTACTCCATCTAAGTGGCTTGGTGCTCAACGCCTACGTGACCCAC CTCCATGCGGAGTACAATCGACAGAAGGACATCTACCTAGCACATCGCGTGGCCCAAGCTTGGGAACTGGCCCAGTTCATCCA CCACACATCCAAGAAGGCTGATGTGGTTCTCTTGTGTGGGGACCTCAACTTGCACCCAAAGGACCTGGGCTGCCGCCTGCTGAAAGAGTGGACAGGGCTGCATGATGCCTATCTGGAGACCCGGGACTTCAAG GGTTCTGAAGAAGGCTGTACAATGGTACCCAAGAACTGCTATGTCAAGCACCAGGAGCTGGGGCCATTTCCCTTGGGCATCCGCATCGACTATATACTTTATAAG GCAGTGTCTGGGCTATACATCTCCTGTAAGACTTTCAAAACTACTACAGGCCATGACCCTTACAGCGGCCCCCCCTTCTCTGATCATGAGGCCCTGATGGCTACTCTGTGTGTGAGACACAGCCCCCCCCAGCACAACCCCAGCCCTACCCATG GACCAGCAGAGAGCTCGCCATTGACCAGTGTGCTAAGGGAGGCCTGGGCAGAAGTGGACCAAGGCATGGCCCAGGCTCACTGGTGGGCCACCATGGCCGGCTATGCAGTTGGTCTAGGGCTTCTTTTCCTGGCGTTGCTGTGTGCCCTGGTGGCCGGAGGATGGATGAGGGAAGCTGCTCTACTGCTCTGGACCCCCAACGTAGGACTGGTGCTGGGGGCAGGTGCCTTCTACCTCTTCCACGTGCAGGAGGCCAAGGGCTTGTGTAAGACCCGGGCCGAGCTTCAGCATGTGCTGGGAAGGGCAAGAGAGGCCCAGGACCTGGGCCCAGAGTCCCAGCCAGCCCTGCTCCTAGGGCagcaggagagagacagagcTGAGGAACAATAA